A window of the Bufo gargarizans isolate SCDJY-AF-19 chromosome 1, ASM1485885v1, whole genome shotgun sequence genome harbors these coding sequences:
- the LOC122934942 gene encoding voltage-gated hydrogen channel 1-like, producing the protein MSKYLKHFTSVGDKQNERQWNVDEEKQPEEEPQKTPDSITSSYSFRDNLRWLLSCHKFQIVIVCLVILDAIFVLIEVLLDLELLHNKVDHIVPEIFHCLSLSVLSFFLLEIVGKLYAFRLEFFHHKFEVFDAVIVIISFIIDVVYITREDIFNAVGLLILLRLWRVARIVNGAILSVKSRADEKIHKLKKKQETLLARVSQLEQQCTQQEQEISRLQTLLHQNNIFPEPYNPATA; encoded by the exons ATGTCCAAGTACCTGAAGCATTTTACCTCTGTGGGTGACAAACAAAATGAAAGGCAGTGGAACGTGGATGAGGAGAAGCAGCCGGAAGAAGAGCCTCAGAAGACGCCCGATTCAATTACCTCTTCATACTCCTTCAGAGATAACCTAAGGTGGCTCCTTAGTTGCCACAAGTTTCAG ATTGTCATTGTGTGCCTGGTTATTCTGGATGCTATATTTGTTCTTATCGAGGTACTTTTAGACTTGGAATTATTACATAACAAAGTTGACCACATTGTACCAGAG ATATTCCATTGTTTGAGCCTTTCTGTATTGTCCTTCTTTTTGCTGGAAATTGTTGGTAAACTATATGCCTTTCGACTGGAGTTTTTCCACCACAAGTTTGAAGTGTTTGATGCAGTTATTGTTATAATATCATTTATCATCGACGTGGTCTATATAACCCGGGAAGATATCTTCAACGCAGTCGGGCTGTTAATCTTACTCAGACTTTGGAGAGTGGCCAGAATTGTCAATG GTGCCATTTTGTCTGTAAAGAGCAGAGCAGATGAAAAGATCCACAAGTTAAAGAAGAAACAGGAGACCCTATTAGCCAGAGTCTCGCAGCTAGAGCAGCAGTGCACCCAGCAG GAACAAGAGATTTCAAGACTCCAGACTTTATTACACCAAAACAACATATTCCCCGAGCCTTACAACCCAGCCACTGCTTGA